From the Callithrix jacchus isolate 240 chromosome 22, calJac240_pri, whole genome shotgun sequence genome, the window GCCTACAGTGATGGGCCACGTCCGCAGGAGGAGTGGGGGCTGCTGGACCGGTCACAGAAGGAACTGTACTGGGACGCGATGCTGGAGAAGTACGGCACGGTGGTCTCCCTGGGTGAGGACCAGCCAGCCCCACCCCGCCCCTCTCCCTGGGGCCTGCACCCACCCTGCAGCAGGCCTAGCTGGGCAGGGCCTCTGTGGTACCAGCCCTACCCAGCTCTCTCACCTTCCAAAGGGACACCTGTCACCTACTGGAACCCACCTTATCCCTCCTTCATGCCAATCCCTCGCCTGACTGTGCCTCCCACCCGGGCAGGGTTACCAACCCACCAGCCGGAGGCACAGGCCCAGTCGGAGTTGGGGATGCTGCTCACGGGGGCAGGCGTCTGCAGAAACCTGGGCTCAGGTGAGTGCCCCACACTGTGCAGCCTGAACCATCCCTCCTAGATGGGTGGGACGTGAGTCATTGGGGTGCATCCCTCAGCCACGAGCCTGAGGGATGGGTGGGCAGTATCACAAGTGCAGAGTTCGGGGACTCACCTGgtctgcccctgcccccaggaGATGAGAATGAGGGTCTGCCAGGCTGCCCAGAGGCCCAGCCACCCCAGGGCCCAGGTCCTGCAGCCTGGGATGGCCCGTCTGGGGCCACAGCTCCTGCCCCCACTGCGCGCCCAGGGACACCACCAGCACCCGCTACGCCCACACCCACAGAGACGCGACTGGAGCCAGGCGCCACCCCCAGGAAGCCCTACATGTGCGAGCAGTGTGGCCGTGGCTTTGACTGGAAGTCAGTGTTTGTCATCCACCACCGGACACACACAAGTAGGCCAGGTTCACAGTCCCCAGGGCTAGCCACTGGCGAAGGCACAGAGAAACCGTCGCAAGGGGAGCTGGCCTTTCCACGCCACCCGCGACGGTCACTCGCAGGCCCCCGGAGTTACCCATGCGAGGAGTGCGGGTGCAGCTTCAGCTGGAAGTCACAGCTGGTCATCCACCGCAAGAGCCACACGGGCCAGCGGCGCCACTTCTGCAGTGACTGCGGCCGAGCCTTCGACTGGAAGTCGCAGCTGGTCATTCATCTTAAGAGTCACCGGCCGGAGGCTCTGTGAGCAGCCAGATGGTGCAGTCTCTCAGGGCCTCAGTGTTCTCAGAGCCTGGATGCAGCCTCTGGGGCACCAGCAGAAGACTCTGGAGGTAGCAGGGAATGCTGGAGTGAACAAGGGGTCCCAAGCCAGTCCCCTTCCCCTGG encodes:
- the ZNF446 gene encoding zinc finger protein 446 isoform X1, which gives rise to MPSPLDPPCLPLMDPETTLEEPETARLRFRGFCYQEVAGPREALARLRELCHQWLQPEAHSKEQMLDMLVLEQFLGTLPPEIQAWVRGQRPGSPEEAAALVEGLQHDPGQLLGWITAHVLKQEVLPAAQKTEESLGSPHPSGTVESPGEGPQDTRIEGSVQLSCSVKEEPNVDGQEMAPSSPTLAAQSPEGHHGHQEPGSTSFHPPRIQEEWGLLDRSQKELYWDAMLEKYGTVVSLGLPTHQPEAQAQSELGMLLTGAGVCRNLGSGDENEGLPGCPEAQPPQGPGPAAWDGPSGATAPAPTARPGTPPAPATPTPTETRLEPGATPRKPYMCEQCGRGFDWKSVFVIHHRTHTSRPGSQSPGLATGEGTEKPSQGELAFPRHPRRSLAGPRSYPCEECGCSFSWKSQLVIHRKSHTGQRRHFCSDCGRAFDWKSQLVIHLKSHRPEAL